Proteins from a single region of Schistocerca gregaria isolate iqSchGreg1 chromosome 3, iqSchGreg1.2, whole genome shotgun sequence:
- the LOC126356259 gene encoding dual specificity protein phosphatase 19-like: MFINLAMSFLSSLIQKKQHLRPCQTTVTSPDGRVHREIIKDGKCVHLPQTDSLAPGYVVDTNPDLKVALVLPGLFCGSQDVVQDVNLLHNYEITHILSLGVRVEQFDGFEYKFVEALDLPDTDIVSFLEPSFEFLKKVKDSNGCVFIHCNAGISRSATVVIAYLMKECDMTFTEAFTYLKERREAIRPNDGFIKQLKQYENSLKTTI, encoded by the coding sequence ATGTTTATAAATCTTGCAATGAGCTTCTTAAGTAGTTTAATACAAAAAAAGCAACATCTTCGGCCTTGTCAAACCACAGTAACTTCTCCAGATGGCAGAGTTCACAGAGAGATTATTAAAGATGGTAAATGCGTGCACTTGCCACAGACAGATTCATTAGCACCTGGCTATGTTGTTGATACAAATCCTGATCTGAAGGTTGCTCTCGTATTACCAGGTCTTTTCTGTGGCTCCCAGGATGTTGTACAAGATGTTAATCTTCTTCATAATTATGAAATAACACACATATTAAGTTTAGGTGTGAGAGTTGAACAGTTTGATGGTTTTGAGTATAAATTTGTTGAAGCTCTGGATCTACCTGACACAGACATTGTATCATTTTTAGAGCCAAGCTTtgagtttttaaaaaaagtgaaagacAGTAATGGATGTGTGTTTATTCACTGCAATGCTGGTATATCTAGATCTGCTACTGTTGTAATAGCTTACCTCATGAAAGAATGTGATATGACATTTACAGAAGCATTTACATACTTGAAGGAGAGAAGGGAAGCAATTAGACCAAATGATGGGTTTATCAAACAACTTAAACAGTACGAAAATTCATTAAAAACCACAATTTAA